In the Kitasatospora terrestris genome, one interval contains:
- a CDS encoding GntR family transcriptional regulator, whose protein sequence is MQLTIDHDSPTPPYEQIRHAVAEQARTGTLPVGTKLPTVRALAEQLGLAANTVARAYRELETDGVVETHGRRGTLVAATGDTAHRLAAAAAAAYAERAERLGLSLEEAQASVLTALDVAYRQRS, encoded by the coding sequence ATGCAGTTGACGATCGACCACGACTCCCCCACGCCCCCGTACGAGCAGATCCGCCACGCGGTCGCCGAGCAGGCCCGCACCGGCACGCTGCCGGTCGGCACCAAGCTGCCCACCGTCCGCGCGCTGGCCGAGCAGCTGGGGCTGGCCGCCAACACGGTGGCCCGCGCCTACCGCGAGCTGGAGACGGACGGCGTGGTGGAGACCCACGGCCGGCGCGGCACCCTGGTCGCCGCCACCGGCGACACCGCGCACCGGCTGGCCGCCGCCGCGGCCGCCGCCTACGCCGAGCGTGCCGAACGCCTGGGCCTCTCCCTGGAGGAGGCCCAGGCGTCCGTGCTCACCGCCCTGGACGTCGCCTACCGGCAGCGTTCCTAG